The Apus apus isolate bApuApu2 chromosome 4, bApuApu2.pri.cur, whole genome shotgun sequence genome contains the following window.
CCCACTGACACTGTgtgggggaaggaaagaggatATGGGGCAGCCAAAGGCACTTGGCTCTTCTACTGGTTCATAAGGATGATGCTGTTATCTGGAGGGTCAGATTCCTCACAATGATTAACCCAAATTCACCCCTCCAAACACATTTCCACATGGAGGCAAGGTGCACACAACATTCTCCTCGCAACCCTTAACATCAAGCATTGCTTGACACAAGAACTATTCTTCAGGAAGACTTACCATGGAAACACCAGATCTGCCACTGTTAATCCTACAAAGAAATATGAAGGAACACATTATTTACCTCAAACCCTGCCTAAATCTAACAACATTATTGCAATTATTTGATGCCCCACAATCTAAACCACATTATAAACAAAACTTAAGCAGAACTAACCATCTTGCTTCACTGCTTTTTCCATTCTTCAAAAACAGGGTCAGAACTGGTTGCTGTGTCTTAAGAAAGATTTCAAGGATGGGATCCTTGCTGTTCTCCACTAGGGCAGCCTGATGCCCAACCCCTTCCCCATTAGCTTGCCAATGAATACATTATCTTTGTACAGCATCAAGCCCCATCAGCTTGACACAGAGCAGTTAAAGATACAAGCCTGTGTCAGAAATGAAAAGGTTGCACACAGATTGTGATCTGAAATTATCTTGCCACTCTGCTTTGTAGTCTGATGAGCAGGACTATACATTGCTTGGCCCAATAACCTAACAGGCCAGGTACCTTGCCAAGAAAAACTAGCAGAGCATCCTCCCAGCCTTCAGCTGAGCAACagcttgctgcagcagctgtggtgctAACCATATCTAGATACTGCTGCAGTTAAAACCCAGACTAACTGTCTCAATTGTACTTTACCGTTCCAACTCTCATGTTTGAAGAACCAGTATTTTCCTCCTCCGTAGTTAACAAACACCATAATTGTAAGAGAGAGCCtaaaaaagacaacaacagAAATTACACAAAGTATCCCATGTCAATTAAATACATATACTTGAACACACAGTTAATCTTTGCccccattaaaatatttctaactgtgagatctggttttgttttgttttaaagcaaggTTATGTACAAGGTTTCCAGCTTTGCCAACAAGGAAACAGCATTTCCAAGATGATGGGTGGTGGTGAACCAAAGTAAGATCCTCCACATAATGTTTTTGCATGGAACCTATGTTGTGCTTTTCTATTCTCTGCCACAACTTTCATGTTTCCTCAAACTAGATCAACTGCAAAGTGATTCAGAAAATCCATGAATTAAAAACTTGAGTATCTTCCAACTAAAACAGACCCCCCCTGAACGATCCATCTGCTATATATTTCCATACACTGTCCAACCACCATTGGAAAAATCTCATTCCCCTTGGAAGAGCTGCTTTTGAACAAGGTCTTATGCTCACCCTCGGAATGTGTCCAGGGAACGCAGGCGCTGCCTAGAGGTTGTGCTCCACAAGCGCGGGGTGGGATTGCTGCTAGGGGAGTCTGTTGTGTGCGGGGACCCGAGCTCCTTTgagaacaaaccaaaaacataaTGGGTGAGTCAGCAGCTGCATCAACTGCCTAGAGAACAGAGGTCAGCAAACTTTCATATACTGTGTTTGTCTTTGTTCTCCCCATCTTTCTCTTCGTTTCCTCACTTGCTACTTCTAACCCCTTCACGGCTCCACCGTATTGCAATAATACTTGCAGATGCTCCACATTCCACCTTTGACCAGGGTGGAAACAGCAATGCAGTGAAAAGAGCCTGTGTTTGAGACTCATGAGAGTTGGGTCCAGTCCAAATCAGCCACAGACTTGCCGTCTCTGAGAGTGCTGCTTTACAACAGAGCTGAGCAGATCCAGTTGCTGACTCAAACAGGATCCATCCCATTGGCACTTTTCTGACACCACAGAGAGACTGTTTAGAGAGCTAAACCGGCAGAAAATGAATCCTGTTAAATGCAGGAGTGGTTTCTTTCCAGTCAAATTCACTGCATCACTCTGATCAGCCCCAGTGAAGGGATAAGGAAGGAGACATTGCTATAACACAGCTACAGAGATAAACAACTACAAGGATTACTGCAGAGCTGTACTCCTAAGTTTTTTGATTTTATACAGATTTGGGCCTCCTAGATATGAAGCCCAGACTGTGATAATCTATCTATATTCTGGTACAAAACACAGCTCATACAGAAATGCCAGCTATAGGGCTGCCAGAGACATCTTGACTTAAGCGTAGATCCTGCTAAAATTCCTACTGCACTGGAAGCAGACAAAAAAGCTGgcatttcttcccttctgttacACTTTCTATGTCAGAAGGGGACAGTATTTTCACCAACATGTTTGCTTCAAGGgaattaaagagaaaacaaactgttATGTTCAAGACTTGAAAGAGCTCTACTGGAAATCCACTAAACTTGCACGGAAGCCCAGTCTAGCACTCTCCATTGAGATAAAATTGCCCATCTGACATCAATACAAGATTTGCCAAAGGGAATAAACACAAAGGGAACATGATTAGTAATAAATAAGTCCCCAGATATCTGCATAGTGTCTGCTTCTCAGAGATTAAAACACTACAGAATGTAAATTAAAGATACTGTGGTCACTCACAGAATTAATCAGATGATCAGTGTCTCTGGGGTTCAGTGTCTGGCAAACCCAGTTTCTGACTGGATCAATTCTGGAAATGAGTAACAgtttaaaacacagaacaaaacagtaAGTACTTTATAGCCAATTTTATAGCCAACTATTTAGCAGGATAAATCAAAGTTGGGACAGTCCCTATTCCTGTTTTCCCAGCTCACATAGGTCAATACTGAGATTCAGCCAGTACCTGGGACCCCAGTTAAGTCCAGCTCTGTAATGACACTGCCACAAGCTCAGGTTTAGGGGCTTTATTCTCAGGTTGCTTACAAACAGGGATGACTCAGGGAATTCAGCACACAGGATGGAAGGCTGCATATGCTACACATGCTGAGGGCCCACTGACCTGTACTGCCAATTGAGGGCTAGACCCAGGAACAAGTCATGGGAGGGTGAGGCAGGGTGCATGCAAATGTATAACAGAggtcagctgctctgcagtaaCTGCTCTACACACAAGCTAACCAGGCTGTGAGATATCTCTCAGTGGAAATCGTATCGCTGAATTCTTTATCACATGGACAGCTATCAGAGCCCAACTTGTTAATGATCAGCTCTGTAGGCAGGGCTACAGTGGAACTCTGAGGTACCACCACATTATGACAAGTGTTTTGAAACCGGTGGCCCCGCTTCAAGTGTGGGGAGGTATTAAGATACTGTTCACTTACTTCATAAGAAGGCGCCCAGCAATCAGGATAGCAAGAATCCCCATGTAAAccaggaaagcaaagagaataGCTGCATGAAAGAGAGAGGAACGCAACTTCATAAATGATCTAACAAAACAATTCAGCAGCCTGGGCTTGGCCAGGCATGACGCAAATATGACAAAAAGCCCAACCCACCAATCATCACACCACTTTCTCCATGCATTCCATATCCCCAGCCTGAGacccagagagaaaaaaaaaacaacaacaaataaaatgacaacaaaacccaaacccaacccaaaaccaaagcagGCTAGTTTCAAAGTGCAGCTCAAGGATGGCACATCTCAgcataaaaaaaggcaaaataaaactCCTTTGAATCACAAGGCAAACCCGAGAAAAGAGTCGATGTGCTAGAAGAAACTAGAGATTTAGAGAAAAGCCTCAACATGAAGAAGATGGGGAGAGGGTAATACACCAAGTTGGCAAGAATGGAGGATTTTTCTTTACAGGTGAAAAACTGGAAAGACTGAAGAATAACCtactgcaaaggaaaagaatggAAGAGATGTAGATGAGAGTTTGAAACAGCCCTGGAAAAGAGAtgcacaaaaaaaggaaaacatgatgTTTAAAATTAGAAGTGCAATaacaaaaatccaaacactGCATTAATTGTTTCCCTTTTTGTCTGAGAAACAAGACAGAGGGGAGAATAGGGAGGATTCTGTGTACATACATAAACATGCGAGGAAACAGGAACTCGCTACAAAAATATCTCCAGCCAGACACATACCCACTGATCTTTCTAGGCTAATCCCTGCTGCAAAAAGGTTGTAGTCATACAGTATATCATGCGAAGAGGCCTGATCCTGGTCAGGACCTCAAGATGGGTGTATAAAACCTAATAAGGTAAGATGCTGAGAGAGGAGGAACCCCATGACATCTTCAGCACAGCATGAGTGGCTGCACGGGGTTATTAGGAAGTTGCTTTTGCTGGGACATTAAGTTGTAGAATGAAAGATGGAAACAGAGCATTTACATACGGAGGTAGCTGTTGATAGGGCCTTCATTGATGATAAGGTCACAAGAAACAGTTTTGGTGCTTGTACTTAGGGTCTTTACCACAAGGGAGTAATTGCCAAACTCTCCAAAATGATACTGAATCCTGCAAAGgataaaggaaattaaacttGCTGAGCCATCACTACTAAGTGCAGGTACCAGAGCAGCATTTGGGGGGCTGTAAGCCCGAATGCTTGTAGGAAAGGCAAACTGAAAACTTGACCTAATAGTGTGATCTAGCAAGGAGCTGCCTAGCTCTGCCTTTGACCCTCCCCTAGCCAAACACAGATGCTCTACCACACATGCATTGCTCACTACATCGGCTGTCTTCTTGAACTACAGACTCTCTGCAAGAGAAAACAGGTACTTGCACATGCTGGCTCAACACGTACCATTTCAGCTCCTGCTTGCACCTACATCCTTTCAGCACAGTGACAGTGTATGCCACAGTTACAGCCGTGGGGGGAAGGCTGATCTCTAGGTCTAAACGCtcagggaagaggaggatgatgaGTTGGCAATAGGCACTTCAAGGGAAGAAAGAACCCCAAATACAGAGCAGAGCTATCCAGGTGTTCCCTGAGGCTGGGCAACGTACTTGCAGAGCGCTCTGTCACCCACGGAGCCGCTGAGCTGCAGGGTGAGGGGGTGCTGGGTATCGACCATGACTGCTGCCGTGCCCGGTTTTGTCTGGCTCCCGTTGCTTGGTGGGACAAACGCCAGGAACTGATACAAGCACTGTGGAAGAAGAGGGTGGAAGGAGCTCATTAGTGCCAGAGGAGACTGCAAGAGGGCCCTGCTTTGCGCAGGAGAAGCCACGGGAAGACGCCCTGGGGCGGGCGCAGCTCCCGCTGCGGAGCGTCCGGCTCGAAGGTGAAACCGAAGCGAAGCGACCTGAAAGGCCTCGGGGAGGGGCCAGGAAAGCCAAGCAGCCCCGCCgagggccgggcagggctgtCGAAGGCGGAGGCCGGGGGGTGACACACGGAGGGCACGACCCTGCGCAGCTCCCCGCGCTCACCCGGTGGCAGGAGCCGGAGAGGGCGGCGAGGCGCAGGCCCTGCGCGGGCAGCTCGTTGCGGaccagcagcagggcctggTCCATCCGCCGCAGCGGGCGCCGCtccgccgcccccggcccgccgccagccccgggcccgctccccgccggcggggccgcccgctGCGGCTGCGTCAGGCCCGGCGCCATCAGCAGCGCGCTCAGCGCCGCCGCCaccagccccgccgccgccgccgccatcgcgctgcgccccgccccgccccgccgggcagcgcggccggTCCTTCCTGCCCGCGGCTGCTGCGTTTTCCGGGGCCGGGCCTCCCGGTGCGGGGCGGCCAGCGGCCCGGGCCCGCCTGGCtagaagcagcaggagagggcGAGCGTCGAGCTTGAAGCCGCTTTAAGATGCGGCGCCGCCGCGCGTGGCCCTGCCCGTGGGCGGCGGGCTCAGGGCCGCGCTGACTGCGGGGCAGCTGCGTGGCCGGCAGTGACAAAGCCCCGCAGACGTTCATCCCCGGGCTGGGAAGAGGGTCCAGCTTAGCCTCCCTCTTTCACGGAGAGGGCAGGAGGCATGGCCATGGAAAAGAAACCGCCCCTCCTTAGGAGGGAGTTTCCTCCCAGGGAGGTGTCCTCCGCCTCGCTGGTGTTGCTGCTTGTGGCCGTCCTGCTCCTTAATGCCTTTCTCTACCTGTACCTCAACAAGTTTTACACCTCTTCAGGACGCGCCGAAGCAGACCCCAGCCTCTGCCCTTTTGGGCACTTCAAGCTGGGAGCAATGAAGAATTGTTCACCATGGCTCTCCTGCGAAGCCATAAATAGGGAAGTGAGGAAACTCAAGTGTGTTGGTGAAGGTGCTGTGAAAAAGGTGAGTGTGGTtatcctttcttctctcctctggaTAAAGACCTTTCACTGTTTGCTGGCTAATTAGTGCCCATACCGCTGTTACAATTATCCTCACAGTAGCTAATTACTGTACACATCCAGGGGCATATGGCTACTCATAAAGTGCACAGAACAGGTAGGAGAACTTGACCGGAGTCCTGGGCCACCTCACTGACACCAAAAGACATCCATCTGCACAAGCAAAATCACAGAGATCAGTGAACCACTTGTGGAGCGTGGTATAATCGTGGCAGAGTAAGACTGGCTGGGCGGGTGGTgtgaaataatgtaattaatcTGCATTGCCCGTTCTAAAGAAAACTTAATAATTATGACATTGGTCGGGGCTTGGTGTGACAAGTAACATGGCCGTACCTAAAGGTTTGGCTTCATGCCTGGTGACTGTAATTTGTAGTTGTGACTAAGCAGTCACTTGTAGGTCAGTGGCAGCTGGTTGCAGTCAGTGGAAGAAAGCTCTCCACGTGTCTTACGTGTCTCTTGTGTGTTCTCAGGCCTTCCTTTCTgagtggaaggaaaacaaggtgGTCCTTTCACAGCTCACCAACTCAGAACTGAAGGAGGACTTTCTCCATGGACTGAAGATGCTGAAAGCACTTCAAAGCAAGCACGTTGTCCGGCTGCTTGGCTACTGTGAGCAGCAGTTCACAATCCTCACTGAGTACCATCCTCTAGGCTCCCTGAGGGGCCTGAATGAAACTCTCCACATCCCCAGGTACAAGGGCATGAACACCTGGCATCGCAGGTTCATGCTTGCTATAGAGTATGTGGGCATCATTCGGTACCTGCACAGCAGCCCCCTGGGCACCTTAGTGATGTGTGACTCAAATGACTTGGATAAGGTCCTCTCTCAGTATCTCCTAACAAGTGACTTTCACATCCTGGTGAATGATTTGGATGCTTTGCCTCTTGTGAACAAGAGTGCTGGCAGGTTGGTGAAGTGCGGTCATCGGGAGCTCCAGGGTGAGTTTGTAGCTCCTGAGCAGCGTTGGCCCTATGGAGAAGAGGTGCTGTTCGAGGATGACCTTATGCCTCCCTATGATGAGAAAACAGACATCTGGAAAATCCCAGATGTCTCCAATTTTGTCTTGGGCCATGTTGAAGGAAGTGACATTTTGCGACTGCATTTGTTTGACATCCATGCTGCATGTAAGAAGAAGGACCCAGCTGAAAGGCCTTCTGCCCAAGAAGTTTTAGACACCTACAGGAAAGTTCTAACTCTGCTTATTCGGGAAGCGGCCATGCCTGGTACTAGGGAAATGTTATAGTGAATTATGAGACCAGTAACATACTGAAGCTTCATAAGTAGTTTCCCTGCAGGGCAAATTCTCTGTCCgcaaaagggagaagaaaagaacaacTGAACTTGtaccttttaattttataaataaataaataaaatccttccTGATGCTGGAGCTGTGCAAGGTTCCCATTGGCATGTTTAATCTGTcactggaagagaaggaaggagagaaatgaaGTTGCATGAGTGCAGGGAGAAATTTGTTCCTTAAGaaagaatacattttcttttgcaacatTTACACAAAAAATCTCTCaaaaatttacagaaaaagagTTAAGAATATATCGGTCCCCTTAAGCTGATTGGCAGAGGACGGCAGAGCGGAAACCATGGCATGCCTCTCCCAAGCTTTGTGCCAAATCCTGTGGCTTTGGCCCATGTCTTATCCACAAAGCCCTCACCCTCTTTCTCATAGAATAAAAGCAGTGGTCAGGCAGAAAGGAGTACCCCAGTTCACTTCAGATTTTGGTGAACCCTGCTGCTAGAACCCCAGTGGCAGTCTCTCCCTGCTGGTTGGGGAATAGGTTGTTTTTGGAACTGTACAGCCATTGCTCTGTGGGCCCCGTACCTCATGCTAGCAAGTGTGTGACCACTTTGCAAGCAAGCAGATGATGCAGATCCCAAAGAGACTACTTACAGACACATGCTTCTGGTTTTCGAGCCTCTGCCTCATGGTATTCTCAAATGGGCTCTTTGGAGATGAAGCTGTAAAACAGGAGCCTCTTGCTCTTTCTTAATCCATAGAAATGCTGAGCACTATGGGAGAGAACTGAAGCAATATTTTTAGCATTCACTTATCCTTGCTGAATATCATAATGACTTGATAGAAAGGGGGGAGGAACGTGGAACTGAAAATTTGACTTCTTTCCACTGCAGTGACCGTTAAATATGAACTTTGGAAAATAAACCCCTATATTTAGAGCATACAACTCTCTTGGATCTGAATTCAAAGCCCACTAAGCATAAACGAAGGCTGCTTTTTTGTTCAGTGTGTTTAGGAGAAAGCTTTTGGTACCTACATGGATGTTACAGCCTAGTACCAACTGCTGGAGAGGAAGAATAATGATGCCTTAATCCAGCAGTAGATTCTGGTGGGATTGGGATGTTCTTGTTCTCTTGGTGAAAATACACAAATAGTTTGAATGAGACATATGGACTCTACTACTACACATCTGAGGACCTTCTGTTCTGTGGACTGGGTCTTTGAAAGACATAAGGACCTGAGACAGCTTTCATGTTTTGACCTGAGAGGTGATTTTTAAATAGAGAAGTACATAATCCTTCCTGCTGAAGTGTTTGGTTCTGTTCAGATATTTGCTGTGCTGATATTCCATGTCCTCCTAAACAAGCCCTGTTGAGATGGCAGTGAGGACTGCAGCCAGTTTGTATACGCAGTGTTCAAATGCACGTGTGTTCTAATACTGccacattttattaaaaatgggaGAACTTTCCTGCAAATTACTAAATTCATACCTGATTTCACACAATGCCAGCAGGAGCCTTTTAAAGGCTGCTCATTatggcttttctttccctctgggCGGTCTGTTTTCTTCAATTAGCTgatttttgccatttttcattTGTGCAGTCCTTCCTGGCAGCTTTCCTGCAAGG
Protein-coding sequences here:
- the POMK gene encoding protein O-mannose kinase, which gives rise to MAMEKKPPLLRREFPPREVSSASLVLLLVAVLLLNAFLYLYLNKFYTSSGRAEADPSLCPFGHFKLGAMKNCSPWLSCEAINREVRKLKCVGEGAVKKAFLSEWKENKVVLSQLTNSELKEDFLHGLKMLKALQSKHVVRLLGYCEQQFTILTEYHPLGSLRGLNETLHIPRYKGMNTWHRRFMLAIEYVGIIRYLHSSPLGTLVMCDSNDLDKVLSQYLLTSDFHILVNDLDALPLVNKSAGRLVKCGHRELQGEFVAPEQRWPYGEEVLFEDDLMPPYDEKTDIWKIPDVSNFVLGHVEGSDILRLHLFDIHAACKKKDPAERPSAQEVLDTYRKVLTLLIREAAMPGTREML